ATAAAGGCCACATCTTACCTATATAGCTAAATAGGTTGATGTCGAAGAATGTGCGAAATGCGAAAATGGCTCCCAAACTGATTAGAATAACGCCACCTACTAAGTTTCCGTTTTTTGATGAGTGATTGCTCATAGTAAATTTTGATGTTTTAAATGTTGATTGGTAGTTATTGTCGACATAGCTGAATGCTCTATTATCTTCTGGTAAAACTACCCATAAAATTAAATAAGTGATTACTGACGGTAAAGGAGTGAAAAACATGACTACAAAAACAACCTTGAATATCGCTGGGTCTATGTCAAAATACTCTCCTAAGCCTTCTGTGACGCCTCCTAATACAGAATTGTCGTTTTTGATTCTTCTAAGTCTTTTTTCATTCTTTTCCATTTATAATTTGTATTAATTCATTTCAAAGGTAATCCCGCAAGGGGTACTATGTAATACAAACTACACGAATGGTAAAGAAACTGGATGAAGTGTAAAATTAAGGTTTGAGAACTTTCAATCCTCTTCTTCCAAAGCCTCTAAGACGTCCATGAGGTCTTCATATTTGCTTTCTCCAGGCTTGTCTTCATGATTTCCTTTTAAAGCTAGCCCTTTAATTGCTTCATTCTCTACTTTTTCTTCAAGGTTATCTAAGCCAATGTTACCCCCTACAAATAAAGAGGCATGGTTTATTTGGCCAACCAAGCTATCATCTGAAATCAATATATGTTCAAAATTGTCTAAATCTTGAGTATCACTAGATTCCTTAACCTCAAAAAACAACTCACCTACCCTAGCTCTGGAGGCATTTATCAAACTAATATCATCAATTATTATGAAGTCTAAACCTAAATCTTGCCATTGCTCGTTTGTCAGTTCCTCTGGCCAATTTGATATTCTTCCTCCAATTTTTGGCCCACTCACCCAATTCTTAATTTCAACCATTTTTTCAACAGGAATAAAATCGGGATGGTCAGCATTTAACTCAAAACACAAATAGTCAACAAACATTCCAGCACAATAACGTGCATCTGAAAGGTTAGAAATGCCATTAACTAAAACTTCTTTCTTTAACATACCATAGGTTTATTTGAGGCAAAAATAGACTTCTATTTAAGAAAAGACATAATTATCGGTCAAAAGAAGAAGTCAATTGTTCCAGAATAGAAAATTAGAAGAGCAAATAATCAAATCTTACCTATTATATAGAACTAATTCCTACCCAATTAGCTTTCTTTTGTTTGTACCTTTGTTACAAATTATTTTTAAATATAAACGATGGGCGTTCAACCCATTTAGTTAAGATGAGCAAACACGGAAGAATTTTAGTAGCCATGAGTGGCGGTATTGACAGCTCTTTAGCTGCAGTAATGTTACACGAAGAAGGTTATGAGGTTATAGGCATGACCATGAAAACTTGGGACTATGCCGCCTCAGGAGGGAGTAAAAAAGAAACTGGCTGCTGTAGCTTAGACTCTATTAATGACGCAAGAAATATTGCAGTCAATTTAGGTTTCCCACATTATATACTAGATATCAGAGAGGAATTTGGTGACTATGTCATTGACCATTTCACTGGTGAATACTTAGAAGGAAGAACCCCAAACCCTTGTGTATTATGTAATACGCACGTAAAATGGGATGCATTGCTCAAAAGAGCAAACAATCTTGGCTGTGAACATTTGGCCACTGGCCACTATGCCAACATAAGAGAAGAAAACGGACGCCACGTTATTTCTAAAGGGAAAGATGCTTTAAAAGACCAAAGTTATGTTTTATGGGGAATATCTCAAGATAGTCTTTCTAGAACACAACTGCCATTGGGTCAATTGACCAAAAAGGAAATAAGAGAAATGGCGGTTGAAAGGGGCTTTTTCGATTTAGTAAACAAATCAGAGTCTTATGAAATATGCTTTGTTCCTGATAACGACTACCGTGGCTTCCTAAAAAGAAGAGTAGACGGATTAGAAGAAAGGGTAAAAGGAGGAGACTTTATTTTACAAAGTGGCGAAAAAGTAGGAAAACATGAAGGGTATCCTTTTTATACCGTTGGTCAAAGAAAAGGACTTGGAATTGCTTTAGGTTACCCTGTTTATGTAACAGAAATCAGAAAAGATACGAATGAGGTAATTTTGGGCTTAGAGAAGCATTTGTTCAAAAACGCTATGCATGTTGGAAAATTAAACATGCAGAAATACCCTGATTTACTCGGCCAAGAAAGAGAAACTATGACAAAAATCAGGTACAAGACGCCTTCTGCCCCTGCAATAGCTTCTCAAATAGAAAAAGATAGAATGGAAGTTATATTTAAAGAACCAATTAGTGCAATAGCACCTGGTCAGGCTGCAGTATTCTATGAAGGTGATGACGTGATAGGTGGTGGCTGGATTTTAAAAAGTTTCAACGCTTAGAGCTCTTTTTACTGCCCGCTTTCGTATTTTTAATTACACAATCTGTAATATGAATAAGATAATATGTCTTTTGCTGCTTTTTCAAAGCAGTTTTCTTTTTGCTCAAAACAAATACTTGGTCGTTTTTAACGATAAAGCAAATAGCCCTTATAGTATAGAGCAACCTCAAGATTATTTATCTCAGAAAGCTATAGAAAGAAGAGAAAAGCAGGGTATAAATGTCACAGAGCAAGACTTACCTGTCAACCCTGCCTATATTCAAGCTCTTATCAATGCCGATGCTCCAGTAAAATTTACCAGTAAATGGTTAAACGCGGCTTTAATAGATATTCCTGAAACTAAACTAGCTGAGGTACTAGCCTTACCTTTTGTTAAAGGTTTAGAAGGTGATTTCCCTACTGGTCTAGAAAATCCTGCATTCAGAAAAAGAAGTAATAATTCAGGTAATAAAAGTATAGGTACTGTTACCATAGACCCGGGAACATCTCTGAATCAACTCGAAATGTTGGGAGCTGACCAAATGCATGCACAAGGTTTTACGGGAAAAGGTGTCTTAATAGGTTTGTTAGATTCTGGTTATTTAAATGCTGATGACTTAGACGTTTTTGAAGCACTTTTTGCAGAAAATAGAGTGGTAGAAACTTATAATTTTGTCAATACTAATCTATCGGTTTATGATGCTCACTCGCATGGCACCTCTGTATTAAGTTGCATTGCTTCAA
This sequence is a window from Arcticibacterium luteifluviistationis. Protein-coding genes within it:
- a CDS encoding PspC domain-containing protein, with protein sequence MEKNEKRLRRIKNDNSVLGGVTEGLGEYFDIDPAIFKVVFVVMFFTPLPSVITYLILWVVLPEDNRAFSYVDNNYQSTFKTSKFTMSNHSSKNGNLVGGVILISLGAIFAFRTFFDINLFSYIGKMWPLFLIGLGVWIIVRDKEDDNFNQNQNQDSGTTDNTGETF
- the mnmA gene encoding tRNA 2-thiouridine(34) synthase MnmA, with translation MSKHGRILVAMSGGIDSSLAAVMLHEEGYEVIGMTMKTWDYAASGGSKKETGCCSLDSINDARNIAVNLGFPHYILDIREEFGDYVIDHFTGEYLEGRTPNPCVLCNTHVKWDALLKRANNLGCEHLATGHYANIREENGRHVISKGKDALKDQSYVLWGISQDSLSRTQLPLGQLTKKEIREMAVERGFFDLVNKSESYEICFVPDNDYRGFLKRRVDGLEERVKGGDFILQSGEKVGKHEGYPFYTVGQRKGLGIALGYPVYVTEIRKDTNEVILGLEKHLFKNAMHVGKLNMQKYPDLLGQERETMTKIRYKTPSAPAIASQIEKDRMEVIFKEPISAIAPGQAAVFYEGDDVIGGGWILKSFNA